A DNA window from Hyphomicrobiales bacterium 4NK60-0047b contains the following coding sequences:
- a CDS encoding propionyl-CoA synthetase, whose amino-acid sequence MSEVSNYDKVYKSWQEDPEGFWATEAEKLSWSKPWDKVFDGDQGAYGRWFAGGECNTCYNAVDRHVEDGRGDQTAIIYDSPVTGAKKTYTYAELKSEVEALAGALQDQGVTKGDRVLIYMPMVPEAAFAMLASARLGAVHSVVFGGFAANELAIRIDDCAPKAIISASCGIEPNRVIAYKPLLDEAIELSKNKPDACIILQREQQTCDLNDLRDIDYKDITNAHKTAGSVVPCVAVAATDPLYILYTSGTTGTPKGVVRDNGGHMVALNWSMDAIYDIKPNEVFWAASDVGWVVGHSYIVYGPLLKGATTIIFEGKPVGTPDAGTFWRVVEDYKVSALFTAPTALRAIKKIDHQGDYLKPYNVSSLRTLFLAGERADPDTIQWAEELLKIPVIDHWWQTETGWAIAGNPVGLGKLPVKLGSPTVAMPGYDIQIVDSAGNELPAGEFGNIIVKLPLPPGCFPTLWNADERFRSAYLEAFPGYYQTSDAGLKDEDGYLFIMARTDDIINVAGHRLSTGGMEEVLVSHPDVSECAVIGIADKLKGQMPCGFVVLKSDHEKTPEEVEKECVQLVREKIGAVAAFKLCVTVERLPKTRSGKILRGTMRSIADKEEYKIPATIDDPVILEELTAVMKGKGIG is encoded by the coding sequence ATGAGTGAAGTTTCTAATTATGATAAAGTTTACAAATCTTGGCAGGAAGACCCTGAGGGTTTTTGGGCGACTGAAGCGGAGAAGTTAAGTTGGTCAAAACCTTGGGATAAGGTTTTTGATGGTGACCAAGGTGCTTATGGGCGCTGGTTTGCCGGTGGTGAGTGTAACACTTGCTACAATGCGGTTGACCGTCATGTTGAAGATGGGCGCGGTGACCAAACTGCAATTATCTATGATAGCCCAGTGACTGGAGCTAAGAAGACTTATACCTATGCAGAGCTAAAATCTGAAGTGGAAGCTTTGGCCGGCGCATTGCAAGATCAAGGTGTTACTAAAGGTGACCGCGTGCTGATCTATATGCCGATGGTACCTGAGGCTGCATTTGCCATGTTAGCAAGTGCGCGTTTGGGGGCTGTGCATTCTGTGGTGTTTGGTGGCTTTGCCGCGAACGAGCTAGCCATTCGTATTGATGATTGCGCGCCGAAAGCCATTATCTCGGCGTCTTGTGGTATTGAACCAAACCGTGTGATTGCATACAAACCTTTGCTTGATGAAGCTATTGAGCTTTCAAAAAACAAACCTGATGCTTGTATTATTTTACAGCGTGAGCAACAGACATGTGACCTCAATGACTTGCGTGACATTGATTATAAAGACATTACGAATGCACATAAGACAGCAGGCTCAGTAGTGCCGTGTGTTGCGGTTGCTGCAACTGACCCTCTTTATATTTTATACACATCTGGTACGACAGGAACACCGAAAGGGGTTGTTCGCGATAATGGCGGGCATATGGTTGCCCTCAATTGGTCTATGGATGCTATTTATGACATTAAGCCTAATGAAGTGTTTTGGGCGGCGTCTGATGTAGGCTGGGTTGTTGGTCATTCTTATATTGTTTATGGCCCGCTTTTAAAAGGAGCGACAACAATTATTTTTGAAGGTAAGCCTGTTGGTACGCCTGATGCCGGTACGTTTTGGCGTGTTGTTGAAGACTATAAGGTCTCGGCTTTGTTCACTGCTCCAACAGCACTTCGTGCCATTAAAAAAATTGACCATCAAGGGGACTATTTAAAACCTTATAATGTCTCTTCTCTTCGAACCTTATTCCTTGCTGGTGAGCGTGCTGATCCAGATACAATCCAATGGGCTGAAGAATTGCTTAAAATTCCTGTTATTGATCACTGGTGGCAAACGGAGACTGGCTGGGCTATTGCTGGTAATCCTGTTGGGTTGGGAAAATTGCCAGTGAAACTTGGGTCTCCTACAGTAGCGATGCCTGGTTATGACATTCAAATTGTAGATTCTGCTGGAAATGAACTACCGGCTGGTGAATTTGGCAACATAATTGTAAAACTCCCCTTACCTCCAGGGTGTTTTCCGACCTTGTGGAATGCTGATGAACGTTTTCGTTCTGCTTATTTAGAGGCGTTTCCAGGATATTATCAGACATCTGATGCTGGCTTAAAAGATGAAGATGGGTATTTGTTTATTATGGCCCGTACAGACGACATCATTAATGTGGCTGGTCATCGTTTATCAACTGGTGGGATGGAAGAGGTCTTGGTTTCTCATCCTGATGTTAGTGAGTGTGCTGTTATTGGTATTGCTGATAAATTAAAAGGTCAGATGCCTTGCGGTTTTGTTGTTCTTAAATCTGATCATGAAAAAACACCAGAAGAAGTTGAAAAAGAGTGTGTGCAACTGGTCCGTGAGAAGATTGGGGCAGTTGCAGCGTTTAAACTCTGTGTGACTGTTGAGCGTTTGCCCAAGACGCGGTCTGGCAAAATTTTACGTGGGACGATGCGTAGTATTGCTGACAAAGAAGAGTATAAAATAC